The Cyclopterus lumpus isolate fCycLum1 chromosome 3, fCycLum1.pri, whole genome shotgun sequence genome includes the window CATTTAAGTGGTATCTCTGTCCTCTGGACGGGACCACGTCTCCGTGAGGATCAGCATGGGACAGTACCCAGAGAAACGCCCTGTGATCCTGGAGTTCAGATAAGGGTGAGGCACAGAGACGCAGACGACCGGAGACTGGCCCTCTGGTCCATCTCCGGTCTGCCTCTCTATCCGCTGGACTGCCTGTCAATCTGTCTTCATCTATCGCTTTCTTGTACCTTGTTAACTCTCAAACagccacgtacacacacacagacacacatatacacacacacagtgcctcCTTTTCAGAGTAGATACAACTCTAAATTGAGTAAGAAGGACTAGATGAACTTGCTGAGGGGATACCCAGAAACAGAACCCTGGCAAGCAGATGGGCCTTATTGGAGCAGCTTTTCTGGAGGCAGAAACAATcttatgtttgttgttcttaAGTTTTAACCTCAATGAGCAAAGCAGGAGCCTCAAgttgtgcctgtctgtctgccaatATAAGAACAGACCAAAGCCCAGAAGAAAAGATAAGAGACGAGGTAGCCACAATGATCCCGGTAAGAGATTTCATTGATCATCCTTCTCATAAAGGAATGCCTCAGTCAGAACAAAAAGCTCACAGCACTACATGTTGCATATTGTTTCCAGGGCCTCCTCTATTATGACTGTACATTCTTATTCCTACTTGTGTTATTTCAACCATATTACATAATCTGCTCGTTCTTGTATCAtctggctttttaaaatgtcattcaaTTCACTTCTCATTGAGAGGGAACATGTACCTTAATCAACATGCAACACGAGAAATCATGTAAACTACATGagcaacattttctttaatgtgCAGCGTGAGCGTACTGCCCGGACGTCAAGTTGTAATATGTTCTTCATGCAAGAGAGTAGCCGCATTCCCAATACAGTACGTCCAAATAATGCCTGTTTGGAAGTAAGAGGTGTGAGAGCCGCCGGCGGGCTGCCTTCAGACCGGCCTTGACTCTGCTGGTAATGCCTGACGTAATTCTCCATTTAATAGGCAGTATGCAGAACATACTGATTGAGTATGTAGTATTACAGAAACGCATACAATATATAGCTATTGCTGAGCAAATTATCAACTCTATATGGCCACACCTACTAattctaaaatatattattacgTATCCACTTttttgccaagagttagatgagactACTACCCTCTTAACTGTTGTATAAAGTACGACACTAGAGCCTGGAGCGAGAACAGTATGAAAACCGCAAGCCTATTTCCAAAAGTACAAAAATAGCCTACCAGCCCCGTTTAAACTGAACAAAAAGACAAGGTGTTTTGGTTTATAGAGGTCATAAGCCGGACCTTTTCTTGGAGGCTGTgtttacaaatattattattatatctagAAAAAAGGAAGTGAATATGCATATTCCCAaagtgtcattttgtttttattttattttatttcttgaaCCCTAGAGATAATTAAAAGTTGCATGAGCATTTAACATTCTCTTTCCACTTTGTTTTCCAGTGGTCCCTGCTGgtttggaggaggaggcggttCAGGAGACAGACCCTGGGAGAACCACACTAGTGCAACTCCAACCAGCTGCCACTCGCCCTGTTGGCTCCACGATCCAAGAGACGCCGATGAAGAGCTGGCGTCGGCTCGCCACCGCCACTCAGACACAGCCGCGCCGCTTCCGTCAGATCTGCACCTCCGTCCCATGTGAGGGTCATATTGTATCCACGCTCTGCAGGAGCAGGAATAGACCCCGGTAACGTGCACACAGCCCATCCTCCATCCTTTggcctccatcctccatcctccatcctccatcctccatcctccatcctccgtcctccgtcctccgtcctccatcctccatcctccatcctccatcctccgtcctccgtcctctgtcctccatcctctgtcctccatcctttggcctccatcctccatcctccatcctccatcctccgtcctccatcctccatcctccatcctccatcctccatcctccatcctccttcctctgtcctccatcctctgtcctccatcctttGGCCTCCATCCTCCGTCCTCcatcctccgtcctctgtcctccatcctctgtcctccatcctttggcctccatcctccatcctccatcctccatcctccatcctccgtcctctgtcctaaatcctctgtcctccatcctttGGCCTCCATCCTCCGTCCTCcatcctccgtcctctgtcctccatcctttGGCCTCCATCCTCCGTCCTCcatcctccgtcctctgtcctccatcctctgtcctccatcctttggcctccatcctccattctccatcctccatcctccgtcctccatcctccatcctccatcctccatcctccatcctccatcctccgtcctccatcctccgtcctctgtcctccatcctctgtcctccatcctttGGCCTCCAtcctccgtcctccgtcctccgtcctctgtcctccatcctctgtcctccatcctttGGCCTCCATCCTCCGTCCTCcatcctccgtcctctgtcctccatcctctgtcctccgtcctctgtcctctgtcctccatcctccgtcctccgtcctctatcctctgtcctccgtcctccgtcctctgtcctctgtcctttgtcctccatcctccgtcctctgtcctccgtcctctgtcctttttATGTTAATAGAAACGTATTGAGTTATTAACGCACAATTGTAAAATGTCAGGGCAGTGTATTTCTGCACGCACAATCAAGGAGCAGTTGTTATTTCTCGAGTGCGTGTGATTATTTTTAGCGCTGTGAAGCTGCTTGCATTATGATTAGATCCGCACGCCTGTAAAAAGGAACCAAATCATTTGATCAACATCATTATGGCCCTTcagtgtggagtttgcatgttctcacCGCATCAGCAcgggttctctccgggttctctccgggttctctccgggttctctggcttcttcccacagtccaaagacatgcagctcaggttaatggATCGacagagtgtgtctgtgtctatacGTGTCGGCCCTCTAGGGTAAGCGGTTAAAGAGCATGGAGTTTTTGATTATTTGGCAGgcatcaataattaaaaagtcaAGCCTGCAAAGCCTTATAAAATGTTGAATTTTGATGGTTTGTCCGTTTTTAAACCAATTTCTCCGGAATTCTTCCACCAGTTTGATCATTTTGGCTGTGAAATGTTTGACAAACCAACGCACACCTGAACATCAAATCTACATGAAACGAGATAAAGAGGTTATGATTATTATCGTTAGATATTTCCTAAACCAAATGAGCCGGAGCGTGTGCGTGTTTATAAGACTGTGAGGCTTAATAAGAGAAATCTGTTGATCAGTACTGCAGTGgagaaagtacatttactcaaagaaCATTTTTATGGCACTTTATTTCCATTCtgtgctactttatacttcaacTTAATACTTTCACTTTTAATAAATCAGAAGTGACAGCTTCAGGTGCTAAAATATTCTACATGCAGTTGGTCTGTCCTCCATCTTGACAATCTacaacaatataatatttacattttggaaGGGATCAATCTCCATTATTGGCATTATTGTGATACTTATAGTGCCTCcattgttatatataaaacaaatgttgattTGTAGCTATCAACAAAGAATCTGAACACACAGAGCCAAAAACTAATCTGAGAGTACCTGGCAGTCAGAATTATTGTTGTACCCAGACTGTATCCAACACctttacatctttacatctttacatgtcatttagctgacgcttttatccaaagcaacttacaataagtaccTCATTGATTAGGGTAAGCCACTAAATTACAAAGGACTCTTCAACAGAGATTAAGTGACAACCACATCTTACAGTAAAAAGATGTATACACAGAGGAACTAAAGATGTATTATATCCAAGATATAACGATTTTTGTCTGcatttgttcatgtgtaaaatgtctttaagcCTCTTTTAAATGACTGACCTTTCTTCAGATCACCAGACATTGTGAAAATACTCAATGAcgtgaaaagaaaaatctacTATTCagaaaatggtaaatggacctgtacttgtaaatctcttttctagtcttcagaccactcaaagctctttaacacaacattacatcattcacacccattcatacatgatgggaggagctacggttccacctgcacatccaTCAGGgataactaacattcacacacagtagaacagctacaggagcaatttggggtgaagtgtcttgcccaaggacacatcgacgtgggCTAGTAGAGCCGgagatcgaaccaccgatcctctgcttgaaggatgacccttctctccactgagccacagtgttCTGCTTTTACTGTCTTAGTTCTAAAAATTCCAGTTTTGACACTCTGGCCTGGCCACCAGCAGCGCGTGGGCTTCTTTCACGGGGTAAGGCGTAGTGGAGCTGGGAGAACGCAGGCGTGCCGAGGCAGTTAAGAGTTAATAAGAGAGTTATGTGGAAAACGCCCGACCAACAATTATTACAGAAGAATACCAAATCAAGGGTTAAGAAACCTGTAACCACGCCTGGAGTACGCCTGGACTTCACGATTAAGTACCAGTGAAGGGAAAACCATTGTACGTGGGGCAGCTGTGCAACTCAGGAGGGGGccaattatataaaatataaatccatagatatacatataaatCTATCAAATATATACAGATATTGCATACAGATTTATATAGTAAATCTATATAAGTGCCGCTCACATACCATTTACACTCCTTATCGGCCAAAGTCTGATCTCTGCAATAGGCTACTTGTACAAGAAATGCACAttgattttgttattattttggaTAGTGTACTTCAATCCCTCCCATACACGTTTGCTTGATTATTTATCCGTCAATAAACTAAGAAGAAAATATAAGCACGTTGTCAGCTTGTAAAGGTTACAGAGAACGCGTGATGGACTTTCAAAAAGATATCGACACACATTTATGTACCgatattttgtgaaaacatCATTTGTTTAGTGTGGAAGAAATGGTTCTTTCACAGCCCGCTCTCTCTCACGCGGAACACAAGACCCTGGCAGAACACGTTTCAATAAATGTTGtgatcctttattgatcccgtGACGGATCTTTTCTGctgttttctcctccctcctctcttacggggaggtcagaggtcagggagaGCTGGACAGGAGCTCATTGGGCTTCATTGTCCATCTGAAAACGGCAGTGCGGCTCAGGAACTTGAACCGAGGTCGTCCGCTTGACtgatttgcctttttaaaatcacaCGTTTTCCAACTAAACGGCCGACAAGGAGTTTGAGGCTGTGAGCCACAACACAAAGTAGTTATTGCTTTGTCGAGATTTCACATTTCTTATTCACACATCTCACATTGCCCCGAGCGCTTTCTCGTCAGTCGTCCTTGTGCATTTGCATACAAGAGTGTCGTCCTTCAGCTTTGAGCATTGCTTTCACAATGAGACGAGGCAGACGCTTGACTGGTCCTTGATTGTGTTGACGCTGACGCACAAGGTGGGTCAGCGCTGATTGCCTGCAGATGGCAGTGGGGCCTCGAATATGAGTGCTTCACTCTCATTAATTGGCATGATGCCTCCACGGTGACCCCCTCCCCTTTTCGTGCGTGTCCCGACGAGGCTGTCCTCTCCCCCGTGTCCACGGCGAGCGAGCATGAGCCTTGAAGTATGAGCTGCGTGCACAGGGCGCCGCCTTGTGGCCCGGAGGAGTGTCGCGGGGCGACATTTGAGAGGAGGCCTTCAGTGTTAAGAGGAGAAGACTCTCCGGGCGTCCAACACCTCCTCGGGGGGGCCTCACAACCTGGGAATCACACGCCGAGAGGTCTGTGCATTACAAAGTCAGATTTGTATCGTCAGTTTGATTGGGGCAGATGCGTTTTACGGTTGCATTTGCTCCGCATTGTCAGTTGTAACGAGGATGTCTCTGGGGCCCTCTGCATGAAAAGAGGGATGTACGCTGTTGTGGTGGTGGCCCCAAGGTCTCTTAGCCGTTTCTTCAGTTTGGTGTGCAAATGAGACAGTTGCCCGTTGAAATTAAGGACTGTGCCTTTAAATATTTATCATCCCCCCCCCATGCATAATAAATGAGTTATGGTGATGTGATACATGCATCGTTTGTGATGTTAATCTCCTATAGATCTGGTTTCCCTCAAACATGTCTTATTTTATAAACACATAGGAGAAACataggaaataataataatatcatagaTGAGCCCAGTGACGAAGAGTTACAATGATGCTTCTTGTATTATGATTTGTCGATAATGAACGCTGcagtaaaatacagtttttctcAACGTAAATGAGACCATGACACACCTGTTTAAAGTGGGTTCAaatgaatgtaaatgaaatTATTTTTCAGCGCAGACTAATCAGGACATAATTGTGGTTATTGCTCAGTGTCATGGCCTTTACTTCTGGTGACGTCACTCTGCACATCCGTGAGGCCGATGTGGAGCAagccacaaaataaaatacttgtGGAATTGTTGCTCTTATTCCTCCTGGAACATAAGCTTTAGTCACATCTAAATGCAGATGGTGACCTGAGAATAGCATTCATACCAGTGGTGCTGAGGGACATTTATTAGTGTTTTATATTGACAATTTAGGATCGGCACAATTTGAAGCCTACTTTAATAACTACCACTAAGAAGTaggcctttttctttcttttttgttatacTCAATAGGCCTAGATTTGATtgtgatttttcatttttacattagTGGTTATTACTAACTCACATATTAAGATGTTATGTCCAAAACATGATGATCAAATGTGATGCATTTAGCATCGTTTAGAGATGTGTCAACATGTACTGCTCACGTGACATCGTAACGATAAACAAATAGTATCATTTATGCGACACTAACAGTGTTGATACTCCAACATagcaagtttaaaaaaagtaatgctTTTACTTTGGAGACCAAATTGCTATTGTTTACTGTCTAGTTTCATGCAGCGCACCGATTGAGCCCTTTGAGCTTCTCCAGCGGCTCGCTCCTCATATgtggacagattgtaaagcccaggCAAAAttgttatttgtgatattgggctatacaaaataaactgaggGGGGGGTTCACAGATAAAGCTGATTACCAAACTCATTCAAGGTTCATTGTTattcattgtgttgttttttttgtcagtaaATCATGGAAAATGTCCATCGCAATTTCCAACAGTCTAAGGTGAAATCCTTAATGTATAAAAAAACCAATATAAAACAGTCAAAACCCCAAACTGATAGAAGACCCAGGAAGACCCAGAAAGATAGTCCACATTCACACCTGAGACACAGTGAAAATGTTCAGATTCAAAACAATTTCATTGGTTTTCGAAATACTTTTAAATTGATTGTTGAACAAAATGAATCGTTAGTGGGAGGTTTCAGGGACTgcacaacaaccacagaccttaaGTGTGCCCACAACGCACACAGGAGGGTCACCACGAGTACCTTCGGCTTTTGTAAGCCTGGCTTTGTGCACTCCGCTcctgaaatatgaataaatgtttcattttcatcataaaatacaataaatcctTCACATATCTTGTGGCTGCATTGCATGCCGGTGTCTTGAAGCTGCTACCGTATAAACAGACTGATACTGCCCTACAATAGCCATAACATAAAGGCAACGACTCATAATATGACAGGGTTAAATCTCCGGCCTAAGCACCAAACTTTACGAGTAAACTAGTCCCAACTTCCAGGACTTGTAACCTAGTTTGAGAGAGTCACTGTTGAGCCTGGCTGTTACTTATGCAACTAAGCATCTTCCTTTAATACAGCGAGCCTCATCCAAAGCTGCTTGCCACTGAAGAGCGGATTCAGAAAGTAAACAAAGCCTTCTGCGTCTTGGATCATAATACCAGGTTAGATCTTAGGCAAGAGCTGTCTCTGTGAGTTGTTGGCCTGCATCCCTCCACAAATCCGTCTTAAAATCCCGCTCCATTTGTGCCAATCCAGtgatgctcccccccccccccccccccccaccccccccaccaccaccaccaccaccaccaccaccaccacacccccCGACAGCCTTGGGAAGGAATATCTTTGCATCTTCACAGGATGTATCTGCTCATCTGAAAAGCGAGGGGAACTCAGCTCTTCGCTGAGCCACTGGCTGAAGTTTGGGTGAAAACAGAAGCTCGCATCAATGAGtatatcaaaaaaaaaaagaaaaaaggatgaagCATCACTAAGTttcatatctttctttttcacttATCTCTCATCATTTCCAGAGGGAGATCCCCTGAACCTTGCTCTCGTATCACCAGCAGGTCAACGTTTGTTAAGCATTGGCATAACCTTTCCACagtcatggttcccagaggatgaacccctTTTGGAGATCCCCTGAGCCACCATGAGGTccgctgtactttgtgtttagtgctaataaGCAAATATGACATGCTAAACAGAGTAGGGGAACACGGTGAATAATATTACGGCCTCACTCCGTGACGTCATCTTCTGAGGTccagcctcacagagccactGGCAGTACTGGACAGTAGTTTGTGGTTTGTAAGTGTACTTAGATTACATAGTGATACATGTTTTAACTGTCCTTTCATTTTTGTTCACCTCCTCACTTTTTCCTTTATCTTAGTCCGAGTGCATACGTATATATGTTATACACATATCTACATGTCCCATTTTAGTGTAACATTCCTCATATTCTTCATCTCTTCCATGACCACACTCTATATATATCACCCTCATACTTCTCATTCTATTGCCTATGACTATGATCTGGTCGGGGAAGCTGAGAGGATCGAGCATTTTGACAGATGACTGACTGGATACTTTGCTTTTCTCCGTGTGTTAAACCTGCGATATTCTCCACGATAAACGCTGCGTGGCTCGGAGACCTCTAATGGACTGCATCGGGTGTTTCTGGTATTTTGTCCACTCCATCTACTGTGCCCACGCCGTCACGGTTCTACAAAGGCAGGAAGACACGAGGAAAGAAAGGGAACCGAGaggtttctgtttttaattgcaTCATTAGAATCACAAgattaataaaaaactaaatgacattTCACATGATAGCGTCAACCAAAACGCACATTTCCACAATACATAATACATCTGGTTATTACTCAAATGTGTGAAGCATTGATGGATTAAAAACAGCAGTTCTGAGAGCTGGTCTTTTTTGTTCATTCAGCTTAAATAattactttgacttttttttttaaagcacattttgGAATAATTGTATAAAGAGTGAAAATATTACCCACAATCCAACTGTGAGTGATACCTAATTGGCTCAGTAATGTGTTCTCCTACTGTATGATCTTAAAATTGCAGTAATTATGgaggttatttattttctattacaAGTGACGTTGTACTTTCAGTTGATGAAGTAACACAAGAGCACTTTAACTTACAATGAACAACACCTTTGACTAAATGGATTGATTTCATCTTGACAGAATATTGTGCTGCTGAGGTAAACGATAGTAGATGTGTTGCGTTTAAAACGCTGGCTACTGGCCCAGATGTAAAATCATATTCATGAGCGCTAAACATTAATACGCCTTATTCACTGAAGACATTGTGACATGTCACAGGGGGAAAAGCAGAGGTGAAAATGATCAAGCTTCAGACAGctcactgtttaaaaaaaggcttattgattatattattaCTGGTTACACATATCACGAggaatgtttttaaaagcataTCAGTCAGCTGAAGCGCTATGCGTCACATCATATAATAACTGATATTTATAAACTCttacttatatattatatattagacTGTAATGACATTGAGTCAaattttgtgtttaaatgtcGCGGAGGAACTTAGCTTGAGCACCAGttgccaccacacacacacacacacacacacacacacacacacacacacacacacacagtcgacCTGCCGTCTCGTACAGGGGCTTAATGCCTCCACTTCAGCGcatagtaaacatgtctgtccCGTGTAACTGGGCCCCGATGTCTCTATGCCCCACCTTTACATCCAAATAATAAGGTAAATCTCTAATTGTGACTGGGAGTCCAACCTTGTTTGAGGGGGCTGTTCCTGTCAATGGTTTGGACCAAATTTTAAATAAGTTTACAGACAAAATGTACTATAAATACCGTCCTGGCCATGAATCTCTGCCAGTGCAATACTTCAGTGACAAGTTCCAGCTGAGACTTTGGTCAGTATTACGACTGCATGCTGGCTTTCAGCTCCTGGAGGATGTCAGTGCCGCTGGTCCAGGCTATGACTTTAGCACTCAGAGAAGCGTTGTCTTCCAGTTTGGCCAGCAGTCTCTCCAGGGTGAAGCCCTTCCTGGGCATCACGACATCGCGCCccctcagacaggaagtgggacagAGGTCGTTCCCGCCATCACCGGCGTACAACACCCGCTCGTACTCCACGCCCCCGTCGCACTGCTCTGACAGGTACCGCTCCAGGACTCTTCTCTTGCAGAGGTTGACGGGGCAGCGGGCGCAGTCGTGGGAGTGGTAACACTGCACCTCCATGTAGCCAAGCTCGTTGAACTTCGCCGGGTTGGTGAAGACCTGGTCGACGGCCGCCTGGAGGCCGGAGGCGTGGAGGATCCAGTCTATGAACACGGTGTTGGAGTCAGAGATGACGATGCAGTCAACGGTGCTCTTGTGGTCCGATATGAACGTCAACAAGTCCGTCATTCCAGCGGTGAAGGGGATGGTCTCCATCACACTGCGGACCCTCTCCGGACTGACCTTCTGGTCTCCTGGGTggatagattaaaaaaataaagttcagAGGGCTGAAGAGCAAAGCAGGTCGGTGGGTGGTGgcaataaaatgtcaaagtgcAGCCGTTTGCAGGATCTATGGATACACCAATGAATGAACAGCCTACAAACAGGATCATGAATCGTCACCTATGTAGTTCATCACGCTGCCCATGAACTCGGTCCAGTGGCCTTTTCTGTAGGAATTCTTCACAGAGTCCGGAAGAGTCTGACCTGGAAGGCATCtgggaagagaaaaacaacaacaaaaagaggtaATGTATCTCAACATTAAACACAGCAGACTGTGGTTCTTCACTGTCGGTGTGCTGTTGTAACCTCCTCGTATCAGACAGTCTTGTTGGAGTTCTAGAGATGTGTACTCATTTTACAGCATTAAAAATGCCGTTTCATTTATGGATTCAAGCAATATGTTATTTACTTAATCACCCAAGTGTCACTGTTGTCATCCACCACAGTGTGGTCGAAATCGAACACCATCAGAGTCTTCATTTttcacctgaaaaaaaaaatacatcaccGTTTCAAAACCAGGAGAAGAAATGACATGTCcaataagtaataataacaaGTATTATCGTGATTATAAATCTCTCATATTGTGTCCAGTCGTGACGCAGGCCCCGCGACTGAGTAGGTCTTATCGTTCAGCAGCACCAGCCGTGACAGAGCACATTACAGTCGGAAAGTTACCAAAGCAACTGTTACACCTCAATGAATCGCTCTGCTGCGCGCGCCGATTGGTGTCCCGACACCTCAGTGAACCCCGAGACGCGTCACATTATTTACGTTTCACTGTAAATTAAAGTTTAAGCTCGCTGAGTTTCAGACGACCGATTTTCGAAAGAGGTCTGGTGTAACTTCGTCCCGGTGAACGGCCTAGCAGCCCGGCTAATCCTCCCAGTGAAACTCTGATTCAGATCCGACTCCGAGGGGATAATAACCGGAATGACAGCTAGTTCCGTCCTAAACTTTACCCCAGGTTTGGATATAAAATATTAGGCAAAACCGACCTCCGCCTGTTCTGACATtagtcttcctcctccgtcttgTTGCGTTACAACGTATGACGAAGCTACTCGGACCCGCCACCTGCTGGTGAAGTGTCACATTGTGTCTTTTATAACTTGTAATAAACAGTATTATTATAGCCACAGTCGTTCCTGTGTCTTATTAAAACAGATACTTTGAGATATTACGTATGTGGGGTTTGCTGTAATACATACTTGTGTAATAATATTGCCCGAATGAATGCACAAGTCGCATGTGTGACTAAAGCGTGACCGCACCGCTCCGCTCCTTTGAACCACTGGGCGGCAGTAACACACAACTCGAACCACGCACAACAAAacgtagaagaagaaaaaaccctGTCAGCCTACTTCCT containing:
- the phospho2 gene encoding pyridoxal phosphate phosphatase PHOSPHO2 isoform X1, coding for MKTLMVFDFDHTVVDDNSDTWVIKCLPGQTLPDSVKNSYRKGHWTEFMGSVMNYIGDQKVSPERVRSVMETIPFTAGMTDLLTFISDHKSTVDCIVISDSNTVFIDWILHASGLQAAVDQVFTNPAKFNELGYMEVQCYHSHDCARCPVNLCKRRVLERYLSEQCDGGVEYERVLYAGDGGNDLCPTSCLRGRDVVMPRKGFTLERLLAKLEDNASLSAKVIAWTSGTDILQELKASMQS
- the phospho2 gene encoding pyridoxal phosphate phosphatase PHOSPHO2 isoform X2 codes for the protein MTTVTLGCLPGQTLPDSVKNSYRKGHWTEFMGSVMNYIGDQKVSPERVRSVMETIPFTAGMTDLLTFISDHKSTVDCIVISDSNTVFIDWILHASGLQAAVDQVFTNPAKFNELGYMEVQCYHSHDCARCPVNLCKRRVLERYLSEQCDGGVEYERVLYAGDGGNDLCPTSCLRGRDVVMPRKGFTLERLLAKLEDNASLSAKVIAWTSGTDILQELKASMQS